The proteins below come from a single Stutzerimonas stutzeri RCH2 genomic window:
- a CDS encoding DUF2218 domain-containing protein has protein sequence MYRSHSRITASNPSRLIKRLCNHWRHKFAVQLDEQGGVIELPLGRCSLRASEGCLHAQLESADQAKLPQFQKVVAEHLERMAGDESLVIRWQSEAGAAPAVQQVENRTLDSRSRYGTVSRVFHWLMALLIVWQFLKLGDRIGEGEHWVGQTLVPWHVSLGAVLMVLVLLRIVWSLSQLKQRPQHDPATAWLVTGGHMALYACMLLMPITGVLYLVGNGYGLKVFGQQLVEKGPEIAWAASVGDVHSPLAWLTVLLVAGHVGAALYHRLVKRDDIMQRML, from the coding sequence ATGTACCGATCCCATAGCCGAATCACGGCGAGCAATCCGTCGCGCTTGATCAAGCGCCTGTGCAATCACTGGCGGCACAAGTTTGCCGTGCAGCTGGACGAGCAGGGCGGCGTGATCGAACTACCGCTCGGCCGCTGCAGCCTCCGCGCCAGTGAGGGCTGTCTGCACGCGCAGTTGGAGTCTGCCGATCAAGCCAAGCTGCCGCAGTTCCAGAAGGTGGTCGCCGAGCATCTGGAGCGCATGGCCGGCGACGAGTCGCTGGTAATCCGCTGGCAATCCGAAGCGGGTGCCGCGCCAGCCGTACAGCAGGTCGAAAACCGGACGCTCGATTCGAGAAGCCGCTACGGCACCGTTTCGCGGGTGTTTCACTGGCTGATGGCGCTGCTGATCGTCTGGCAATTTCTCAAACTGGGCGACCGCATCGGCGAAGGTGAGCACTGGGTCGGCCAGACCCTGGTGCCCTGGCACGTCTCCCTGGGCGCCGTGCTGATGGTCCTGGTGTTGCTGCGCATCGTCTGGTCGCTGAGTCAGCTCAAGCAGCGGCCGCAGCATGATCCGGCCACCGCGTGGCTGGTCACGGGCGGCCACATGGCGCTGTACGCTTGCATGCTGCTGATGCCAATCACCGGTGTGCTGTATCTGGTCGGCAATGGCTACGGCCTGAAGGTGTTCGGTCAGCAGCTGGTAGAAAAAGGCCCGGAAATCGCCTGGGCGGCTTCGGTCGGTGACGTGCACTCACCGCTGGCTTGGCTGACCGTGCTGTTGGTGGCCGGGCACGTTGGTGCAGCCCTGTATCACCGGCTGGTCAAACGTGACGACATCATGCAGCGCATGCTCTGA
- a CDS encoding M23 family metallopeptidase yields MLFLRPLIYPLLMLIGLAPLAPALASSNQPKATDKPGSVRLLINRAGSGKAMDVSNTLQVPVEVTLRLTRMVNVAGVGKGVIRKTVPANSRVRVATLSKRQAGGPIMFKHSFSYALIYSPEPDQPGTVDGPAYALPWQGGPFRISQGAGGDFSHNSPSGRYAVDIAMPIGTPIVAAREGKVVKIRDGQAGRLPDPGGNYVRIEHDDGTHSAYLHLSRGSVRVQPGQQVKVGTLLGKSGNTGRSTGPHLHFVVQKPYGSSMLSIPFRFSQPVESLPNFALSSQ; encoded by the coding sequence ATGCTCTTTCTGCGACCGCTTATTTATCCCCTTCTCATGCTGATCGGCCTTGCGCCACTGGCTCCCGCCCTGGCCAGCAGTAATCAACCGAAAGCAACCGACAAGCCAGGCTCGGTGCGCTTGCTGATCAACCGCGCCGGTAGCGGCAAGGCGATGGACGTCAGCAACACGCTGCAGGTGCCGGTCGAGGTCACCCTGCGCCTGACACGCATGGTCAATGTGGCCGGGGTCGGCAAGGGTGTGATCCGCAAGACGGTGCCGGCCAACAGCCGGGTTCGCGTCGCCACGCTGAGCAAACGCCAGGCAGGCGGGCCGATCATGTTCAAGCATTCGTTCAGCTATGCGCTGATCTACTCGCCTGAGCCGGATCAACCCGGCACGGTCGATGGCCCGGCCTATGCCCTGCCCTGGCAAGGCGGCCCTTTTCGTATCTCTCAGGGGGCCGGCGGCGATTTCAGTCACAACTCGCCTAGCGGCCGTTATGCGGTGGACATCGCCATGCCGATCGGCACCCCGATCGTCGCCGCCCGGGAGGGCAAAGTAGTGAAAATTCGCGATGGCCAGGCAGGACGCCTGCCGGACCCGGGCGGCAACTACGTGCGTATCGAACATGACGACGGTACCCACAGCGCCTATCTGCATCTGAGCCGTGGTTCGGTGCGCGTCCAGCCGGGGCAGCAGGTGAAAGTCGGCACGTTGCTCGGCAAGTCTGGCAATACCGGTCGTAGCACCGGCCCGCATCTGCATTTCGTGGTGCAGAAACCCTATGGCAGCTCAATGCTGTCGATTCCCTTCCGCTTTAGCCAGCCGGTGGAATCGCTGCCGAACTTCGCGTTGAGCAGCCAGTGA